Proteins from a single region of Primulina tabacum isolate GXHZ01 chromosome 5, ASM2559414v2, whole genome shotgun sequence:
- the LOC142546098 gene encoding meiotic nuclear division protein 1 homolog isoform X2 codes for MLQIFYDSQDFFLLKELEKLGPKKGVIMQSVKDVIQSLVDDDLVFKDRIGTSVYFWSLPSCAGNQLRNIHKKLDSELQCCKKRYIEQVDHCNSLKKGREESDERDEALDELKAIEQKYNELKDEIAQYADNDPATFEAMKNTIEVAHTATNRWTDNIFTLRQWCSKNFPQAKEQLDNLYNEVGITDDFDYVELPAAIPICSIGDQMPEVDI; via the exons ATGCTGCAAATTTTCTATGATTCACAGGACTTCTTCCTT CTCAAGGAACTTGAGAAGTTGGGCCCAAAGAAAGGAGTCATCATGCAGTCAGTAAAGGATGTAATTCAAAGCTTGGTGGACGATGACCTTGTTTTCAAGGACAGGATAGGAACTTCA GTATATTTTTGGAGCCTTCCTAGCTGTGCTGGCAACCAG CTAAGAAACATACACAAAAAGCTCGACTCTGAACTTCAGTGTTGTAAAAAACGATACATAGAACAAGTTGATCACTGCAATTCTCTGAAAAAGGGACGAGAGGAATCT GATGAACGAGATGAGGCACTTGACGAGCTCAAAGCTATTGAACAGAAATATAATGAGCTTAAG GATGAGATCGCACAATATGCTGACAATGATCCGGCTACCTTTGAAGCAATGA AAAATACTATTGAAGTAGCCCATACTGCAACCAACAGATGGACAG ATAACATCTTCACTCTGCGACAATGGTGTTCAAAAAACTTCCCTCAAGCAAAAGAGCAACTTGATAACCTTTACAACGAG GTAGGAATAACTGATGACTTCGATTATGTGGAGTTACCTGCTGCTATTCCTATCTGCTCTATCGGAGATCAGATGCCTGAAGTTGATATTTAA
- the LOC142546098 gene encoding meiotic nuclear division protein 1 homolog isoform X1: MSKKRGLSLEEKREKMLQIFYDSQDFFLLKELEKLGPKKGVIMQSVKDVIQSLVDDDLVFKDRIGTSVYFWSLPSCAGNQLRNIHKKLDSELQCCKKRYIEQVDHCNSLKKGREESDERDEALDELKAIEQKYNELKDEIAQYADNDPATFEAMKNTIEVAHTATNRWTDNIFTLRQWCSKNFPQAKEQLDNLYNEVGITDDFDYVELPAAIPICSIGDQMPEVDI; this comes from the exons ATG TCTAAAAAAAGAGGACTTTCATTGGAAGAAAAGCGTGAGAAAATGCTGCAAATTTTCTATGATTCACAGGACTTCTTCCTT CTCAAGGAACTTGAGAAGTTGGGCCCAAAGAAAGGAGTCATCATGCAGTCAGTAAAGGATGTAATTCAAAGCTTGGTGGACGATGACCTTGTTTTCAAGGACAGGATAGGAACTTCA GTATATTTTTGGAGCCTTCCTAGCTGTGCTGGCAACCAG CTAAGAAACATACACAAAAAGCTCGACTCTGAACTTCAGTGTTGTAAAAAACGATACATAGAACAAGTTGATCACTGCAATTCTCTGAAAAAGGGACGAGAGGAATCT GATGAACGAGATGAGGCACTTGACGAGCTCAAAGCTATTGAACAGAAATATAATGAGCTTAAG GATGAGATCGCACAATATGCTGACAATGATCCGGCTACCTTTGAAGCAATGA AAAATACTATTGAAGTAGCCCATACTGCAACCAACAGATGGACAG ATAACATCTTCACTCTGCGACAATGGTGTTCAAAAAACTTCCCTCAAGCAAAAGAGCAACTTGATAACCTTTACAACGAG GTAGGAATAACTGATGACTTCGATTATGTGGAGTTACCTGCTGCTATTCCTATCTGCTCTATCGGAGATCAGATGCCTGAAGTTGATATTTAA
- the LOC142546100 gene encoding zinc finger CCCH domain-containing protein 20-like, which yields MMLGERSHVAPPWPFSAEDHISISLTPTISANSSSSMDDYYDGLKALQVYLPSNNNDAVFPEPESGSGGDFPVDAHSCDQFRMFEFKVKKCARGKAHDWTDCPFAHPGEKARRRDPKKFHYTATPCPDFRKGSCFKADSCEFAHGVFECWLHPARYRTQPCKDGMNCRRRVCFFAHSQDQLRVLSPRAESVSSPIDSPPMSPMMSNSVNDLVLSLRQLQLNKLKSMSSSWVGAGSPPRMLMARNGYLSLPTTPTRPTMGCVDPWDISVCEEEEPMMERVESGRSLRAKLFAKLSKENPLERVDPNPQTDTSPELGWVSDLVK from the coding sequence ATGATGCTCGGAGAACGAAGCCATGTTGCTCCGCCGTGGCCCTTCTCCGCCGAAGATCACATTTCCATCTCGCTCACCCCAACTATCTCTGCTAACTCCTCCTCTTCCATGGACGATTACTACGACGGTTTGAAGGCGCTTCAGGTCTACCTCCCTTCCAACAACAACGATGCGGTCTTCCCCGAGCCGGAGAGCGGCAGCGGGGGGGACTTTCCGGTGGACGCGCACTCATGCGATCAGTTTCGGATGTTCGAGTTCAAGGTGAAGAAGTGCGCGCGTGGAAAGGCGCACGATTGGACCGACTGCCCTTTCGCTCATCCGGGGGAGAAGGCCCGGCGTAGGGACCCGAAGAAGTTCCACTACACGGCTACCCCCTGCCCGGATTTTCGCAAGGGGAGTTGCTTCAAAGCCGACTCGTGCGAGTTCGCCCACGGTGTGTTTGAGTGCTGGCTCCACCCCGCGCGCTATCGCACGCAGCCATGCAAGGACGGGATGAACTGCAGGCGCAGGGTATGTTTCTTCGCCCACTCGCAGGACCAACTCCGCGTCCTGAGCCCACGCGCCGAGTCGGTTTCTTCGCCGATCGATTCGCCGCCTATGAGCCCAATGATGTCTAACTCTGTGAACGATCTGGTGCTGTCCCTTCGCCAGCTGCAGCTGAATAAACTGAAGTCCATGTCTTCTTCTTGGGTTGGTGCGGGCTCTCCTCCCAGGATGCTGATGGCCCGGAACGGGTACTTGAGCCTTCCCACCACCCCGACGAGGCCGACGATGGGCTGTGTGGATCCCTGGGACATCTCCGTGTGCGAGGAAGAGGAGCCCATGATGGAGAGGGTTGAATCAGGGAGAAGCCTGCGGGCCAAACTTTTTGCGAAGCTGAGCAAGGAGAATCCTCTGGAACGGGTCGACCCGAATCCGCAGACGGACACAAGCCCGGAACTTGGCTGGGTGTCAGACCTGGTAAAGTAG
- the LOC142546098 gene encoding meiotic nuclear division protein 1 homolog isoform X3 translates to MQSVKDVIQSLVDDDLVFKDRIGTSVYFWSLPSCAGNQLRNIHKKLDSELQCCKKRYIEQVDHCNSLKKGREESDERDEALDELKAIEQKYNELKDEIAQYADNDPATFEAMKNTIEVAHTATNRWTDNIFTLRQWCSKNFPQAKEQLDNLYNEVGITDDFDYVELPAAIPICSIGDQMPEVDI, encoded by the exons ATGCAGTCAGTAAAGGATGTAATTCAAAGCTTGGTGGACGATGACCTTGTTTTCAAGGACAGGATAGGAACTTCA GTATATTTTTGGAGCCTTCCTAGCTGTGCTGGCAACCAG CTAAGAAACATACACAAAAAGCTCGACTCTGAACTTCAGTGTTGTAAAAAACGATACATAGAACAAGTTGATCACTGCAATTCTCTGAAAAAGGGACGAGAGGAATCT GATGAACGAGATGAGGCACTTGACGAGCTCAAAGCTATTGAACAGAAATATAATGAGCTTAAG GATGAGATCGCACAATATGCTGACAATGATCCGGCTACCTTTGAAGCAATGA AAAATACTATTGAAGTAGCCCATACTGCAACCAACAGATGGACAG ATAACATCTTCACTCTGCGACAATGGTGTTCAAAAAACTTCCCTCAAGCAAAAGAGCAACTTGATAACCTTTACAACGAG GTAGGAATAACTGATGACTTCGATTATGTGGAGTTACCTGCTGCTATTCCTATCTGCTCTATCGGAGATCAGATGCCTGAAGTTGATATTTAA
- the LOC142546093 gene encoding uncharacterized protein LOC142546093 has protein sequence MKKSKFLQSSKDMLSRSFNPAKCKTSMRLAGSRLKLLRNKKEIQVKQMKREIAQLLESGQDRTARIRVEHVIREEKMMAAYDLLEIYCELIVSRLPIIESQKNIPIDLKEAIASVVFASPRCGDVPELLDIRKHFNAKYGKDFTTTAIELRPECGVGRMLVEKLSAVAPDGQAKIKILSAIAEEHNVNWDPKSFDEKDPVPPTDLLSGPSTYGKASALYAEAPSAGDPDIQTPPPSSDNKIHSTTFNVSQQDPKTSVGTENISSAQNYGISLTSQPETRPPGDKKTQWFQDENYASSLDRQRWNMEFKDATAAAQAAAESAKRASVAARAAAELSNRDRIMRQNSSSEGHVSRNEGRENYETSKLASKTFPEDSASKPFFEEAEPQREQIDRGRPYNEKTSGSFKDSLRNTKEYAQSTSLKSKASKDNDTKDHDVLAAGVHSQKKSLKVSRGEMSMKKQSFTYEAENTNDWAEKSENFREEMIGKQSSVNFSRSGSSISDDVNIFADSDDRKFGHVAGEDSFVDIGMKKQSIKYDSEDTNDWPEKSKHFMEERNVKLPSVNSSRAHSIISDGENIFMNSKDQTFGHEVDEDPFAGISEGSIPGEASQISTHETAAVVFDKSDSESDGGYDFGTTYDEQESVFNFPSKLPENSSVNSDFWSPISGSTKFLEPNTPSLFSIRKNSSPDLSENLVAKDGSEMDDDVAVKFDYSDGPSSESDDGMNTIGYTLKQGSRNISSAQNSSSHPVRSEIQDKSRESLGSPLSEKEYSGFGRKQSSLSSDNELKFEEIFKGSDQGKNASPGKLSFRKSSAGKKEEYSVFGRRQSSLLSGDELMSEEILEKSSQGKNNPPRKLSFRKSSSGKPASRSAESQIESVEYGNESNSDSGEGLKFGKLTGGFRHKGYNQPSYLKNGLGGQSLLEKETEDAATSNVRSISPSAVESPRINKMFGYKKRTKIPVLSSGSDSDSSEEEEYIQKKPGQRQGRVTPNAAEEVNKKSSFGASHTNYVSSNNDLDDDAPEESLARKNHLRSGISRRTKAPSSSAKPNSFPIASWNESETPDSDATGHRQSRVSDTSENQQESESWRKNSKKLENYEPPTSANVPYKQAKSNFWAPPEQPISAKAAHGTLHVSKTRLKSEALDGDSSNDRKPVKTQLKKSEMLDSDEEDEKSSTRINTPETPRELESERKSSMKWENAEHPTSTKVASKPPKSSVFSPPKQHRVVSKPSNPSFLGTPEQPNSAKPTTLTTPEPRTSHKSSASEKPSSPQTKAETSVRNENPKTTTLNKTNSNKSDGAQKASHVHPKLPDYDSFVQAFRKNRP, from the exons ATGAAGAAATCGAAGTTTCTGCAGAGTTCAAAGGATATGCTTTCCAGGAGCTTCAACCCGGCCAAATG CAAGACATCGATGAGGCTGGCGGGATCAAGGCTGAAGCTATTGAGGAACAAGAAAGAAATTCAAGTGAAACAGATGAAAAGGGAAATAGCACAGTTGCTTGAGTCTGGTCAGGATCGGACGGCCCGAATTCGA GTCGAACATGTCATCAGGGAAGAGAAGATGATGGCTGCATATGATCTCCTCGAGATTTACTGTGAACTTATTGTTTCACGTTTGCCCATAATTGAATCGCAAAA AAATATCCCCATCGACCTGAAAGAAGCAATTGCAAGTGTAGTTTTTGCATCACCAAGATGTGGAGATGTACCTGAACTTCTAGACATCAGGAAGCATTTCAATGCAAAATACGGGAAAGATTTCACAACTACAGCTATAGAATTACGTCCAGAATGTGGTGTCGGCCGCATG TTAGTTGAGAAGTTATCGGCAGTGGCACCAGATGGACAGGCCAAAATTAAAATTCTTAGTGCTATTGCAGAGGAACATAATGTCAATTGGGATCCTAAATCATTTGATGAGAAAGATCCAGTGCCGCCAACTGACTTGCTG AGTGGACCAAGTACATATGGGAAGGCGAGTGCTCTGTATGCTGAAGCACCTAGCGCTGGAGATCCAGATATCCAAACTCCCCCTCCCTCTAGTGACAACAAGATACATAGTACGACATTTAACGTCTCCCAGCAGGATCCCAAAACTTCAGTGGGAACAGAAAATATCTCTTCTGCCCAAAATTATGGGATCAGCCTAACGTCCCAACCAGAAACAAGGCCCCCTG GTGACAAGAAGACGCAATGGTTTCAAGATGAAAACTATGCGTCCTCCTTGGATAGACAGAGGTGGAATATGGAATTCAAAGATGCTACTGCTGCAGCACAGGCAGCTGCTGAATCTGCCAAACGGGCTAGTGTGGCAGCTAGAGCTGCTGCAGAACTTTCGAACCGTGATAGAATTATGAGGCAAAATTCCTCTTCAGAGGGCCATGTTTCAAGAAATGAAGGTCGTGAAAACTATGAAACGTCAAAATTGGCAAGTAAAACATTCCCTGAAGATTCTGCGAGCAAGCCCTTTTTTGAAGAAGCTGAGCCACAAAGGGAGCAAATTGATAGGGGTAGACCTTATAATGAGAAGACTTCTGGTAGTTTCAAGGACAGTCTTAGGAATACAAAGGAATATGCTCAATCAACTTCTTTAAAATCTAAAGCTTCAAAAGATAATGATACAAAGGATCATGATGTCCTAGCTGCAGGTGTGCATTCTCAAAAGAAATCTTTAAAGGTATCTAGAGGTGAAATGAGCATGAAGAAACAGTCTTTCACGTATGAAGCTGAGAACACTAATGATTGGGCAGAGAAATCTGAGAATTTTAGAGAAGAAATGATTGGGAAACAATCCAGCGTCAACTTTTCTAGATCTGGTTCTAGCATTTCTGATGATGTAAATATTTTTGCGGACTCCGATGACCGAAAGTTTGGGCATGTTGCTGGTGAGGATTCTTTTGTGGATATTGGTATGAAGAAACAGTCTATCAAGTATGATTCTGAGGATACTAATGACTGGCCAGAGAAATCCAAGCATTTTATGGAAGAAAGGAATGTGAAACTGCCTAGTGTCAACTCTTCTCGTGCCCATTCTATCATTTCTGATGGTGAGAACATTTTTATGAACTCCAAGGACCAAACTTTTGGGCATGAGGTTGATGAGGATCCTTTTGCGGGTATTAGTGAGGGAAGCATTCCTGGAGAAGCTTCCCAGATAAGCACCCACGAGACTGCTGCCGTAGTTTTTGACAAGTCTGATTCAGAGAGTGATGGTGGGTATGATTTTGGCACTACATATGATGAGCAAGAGTCTGTATTTAATTTTCCATCGAAATTACCTGAGAACTCCTCGGTTAATTCTGATTTTTGGAGCCCTATATCTGGCTCAACCAAATTCTTGGAGCCCAACACTCCATCGCtgttttccattagaaagaacTCATCGCCTGATCTTTCTGAAAATTTAGTAGCTAAAGATGGTTCAGAAATGGATGATGATGTGGCTGTGAAATTTGACTATTCCGATGGACCAAGTTCTGAAAGTGATGACGGCATGAATACGATAGGATACACATTGAAGCAAGGCTCGAGAAATATTTCAAGTGCACAAAATAGTAGCAGTCACCCAGTTAGATCAGAAATTCAAGATAAAAGCAGAGAATCACTAGGGTCACCGTTAAGCGAAAAGGAATATTCAGGATTTGGCAGAAAACAATCTTCGCTTTCATCTGATAATGAATTGAAGTTCGAGGAAATTTTCAAGGGAAGCGACCAAGGAAAAAATGCTTCTCCAGGAAAGTTAAGCTTTAGGAAATCCTCTGCTGGTAAGAAAGAGGAATATTCAGTATTTGGCAGAAGACAGTCGTCCCTGTTGTCTGGTGATGAATTGATGTCTGAGGAAATTCTGGAGAAAAGTAGCCAAGGAAAAAATAATCCTCCAAGAAAGTTAAGTTTTCGGAAATCCTCTTCTGGCAAGCCAGCCTCAAGATCCGCCGAGTCTCAGATTGAATCCGTTGAATATGGAAATGAATCTAATTCAGATAGCGGAGAGGGGCTAAAATTTGGAAAACTCACTGGTGGTTTTCGGCATAAGGGCTATAACCAGCCCTCTTATTTGAAGAATGGGTTGGGTGGGCAATCATTGTTGGAGAAAGAAACAGAGGATGCTGCCACCTCAAATGTAAGATCCATTTCTCCTTCTGCCGTTGAGAGCCCCAGGATAAACAAAATGTTTGGTTATAAAAAGAGGACAAAAATACCGGTTCTCTCCTCTGGTTCAGATAGTGATAGTTCTGAGGAGGAAGAATATATACAAAAGAAACCTGGTCAAAGGCAAGGACGAGTTACTCCTAATGCTGCAGAAGAAGTTAATAAAAAATCGAGTTTTGGAGCTTCTCACACAAATTATGTTTCTTCTAATAATGATTTAGATGACGATGCTCCAGAGGAGTCCCTTGCTAGAAAAAATCATCTGCGAAGCGGGATTTCTCGACGAACAAAAGCCCCTTCATCCAGTGCCAAACCAAATTCTTTTCCCATTGCTAGTTGGAATGAATCTGAAACTCCTGATTCTGATGCTACTGGGCACAGACAATCCAGAGTGTCTGACACTTCTGAAAACCAACAAGAATCTGAGTCTTGGAGGAAGAACTCtaaaaaattggaaaattaTGAGCCACCCACCTCAGCAAATGTACCTTATAAGCAAGCTAAATCAAATTTCTGGGCACCTCCTGAGCAGCCCATCTCAGCAAAAGCAGCTCATGGCACATTGCATGTGTCCAAAACGAGACTCAAGTCTGAAGCGCTTGATGGTGATTCTAGCAATGACAGAAAACCTGTCAAAACACAGCTTAAGAAGTCTGAAATGCTTGATTCTGATGAAGAGGATGAAAAAAGTTCTACAAGAATCAACACTCCTGAGACACCGCGAGAATTGGAATCTGAAAGGAAGAGCTCTATGAAGTGGGAAAATGCCGAACATCCCACCTCTACGAAAGTGGCTTCTAAGCCTCCTAAATCAAGTGTGTTCTCACCTCCTAAGCAGCACAGAGTGGTTTCTAAGCCTAGTAATCCAAGTTTTTTGGGGACACCAGAGCAACCTAACTCTGCGAAACCAACTACCTTGACAACACCTGAGCCTAGAACCTCTCACAAATCATCTGCATCAGAAAAACCATCAAGTCCCCAGACAAAGGCAGAGACTTCAGTTAGAAATGAAAATCCGAAGACAACAACTTTGAACAAGACTAATTCAAATAAAAGTGATGGCGCTCAAAAAGCTAGCCATGTTCATCCAAAGCTCCCTGATTATGATAGCTTTGTACAAGCTTTTCGGAAGAATCGTCCTTGA
- the LOC142546095 gene encoding asparagine--tRNA ligase, cytoplasmic 1-like has product MYASAPPPLDKLDISDAGVMEAEFSQRVLIRSILNRPDMGAALAGQRVRIGGWVKTGREQGKGAFAFLEVNDGSCPGNLQVIVEADVYKLSDVVSTGTCIHVEGELHLPPEGVKQKIELKVKKVFDVGTVDAGKYPLPKTKLTLEFLRDVMHLRPRTNTISAVARIRNALAYATHTFFQKHGFLYVHTPIITTSDCEGAGEMFQVTTIICEAEKLEKELKENPPPSETGVAAAELDVKEKGEVIVQLKSAKASKEKISAAVAELTKAKEHLSKLNERLNLAERCRVSSGIPKKDGKIDYSEDFFARQAFLTVSGQLQVETYACALSSVYTFGPTFRAENSHTSRHLAEFWMVEPEIAFANIEDDMNCAEAYVRFLCQWLLDNCYDDMEFMTKFIDKTAIQRLEMVAKSKFHRITYTEAVAILEEAAKVRKFENKVEWGIDLASEHERYLTEEKFKAPVIVYNYPKAIKAFYMKVNEDNKTVAAMDVLVPKVGELVGGSQREENYEVLRDRILELGLPLEPYEWYLDLRRYGTVKHSGFGLGFERMILFATGMENIRDVIPFPRYPGRADL; this is encoded by the exons ATGTACGCATCTGCGCCGCCGCCGCTGGACAAGCTCGACATCAGCGATGCCGGCGTGATGGAGGCTGAATTCTCCCAACGTGTGTTGATCCGTTCAATCTTGAATAGGCCCGATATGGGTGCCGCACTGGCCGGACAGAGGGTCCGAATCGGGGGATGGGTGAAAACGGGCCGGGAGCAGGGGAAGGGCGCCTTCGCCTTTCTGGAGGTGAATGATGGGTCCTGCCCTGGGAATTTGCAGGTGATTGTGGAGGCCGACGTTTACAAGCTAAGCGACGTCGTTTCCACGGGAACCTGCATACATGTGGAAGGTGAGCTCCATCTTCCGCCCGAAGGTGTGAAGCAGAAGATCGAGCTTAAGGTGAAGAAGGTTTTCGATGTGGGTACCGTAGATGCGGGGAAGTATCCGTTGCCAAAGACTAAACTGACGCTCGAATTTCTCAGGGATGTTATGCACCTTCGCCCCAGGACTAACACT ATTTCTGCAGTTGCCAGAATTCGCAATGCTCTGGCATATGCTACCCACACATTCTTTCAGAAACATGGTTTCCTTTATGTTCATACTCCCATTATTACGACCAGCGATTGTGAGGGTGCTGGGGAGATGTTTCAAGTCACAACAATAATCTGCGAAGCAGAGAAATTAGAGAAAGAGCTGAAAGAGAACCCTCCGCCTTCAGAAACTGGTGTGGCAGCTGCTGAACTTGATGTCAAGGAGAAAGGAGAAGTTATCGTGCAGCTAAAATCTGCTAAAGCAAGCAAGGAGAAAATTAGTGCTGCTGTCGCTGAGCTCACTAAGGCGAAAGAGCATCTCTCAAAGCTAAATGAAAGGTTAAATCTGGCTGAGAGATGTAGGGTTAGCAGTGGCATTCCAAAGAAGGATGGAAAAATCGATTATTCAGAGGATTTTTTTGCCCGGCAAGCATTCTTGACTGTATCTGGGCAACTGCAGGTTGAAACATATGCGTGTGCCCTCAGTAGCGTATATACCTTTGGGCCTACATTTCGAGCGGAAAACTCTCACACATCAAGACATCTTGCTGAGTTTTGGATGGTGGAACCTGAAATAGCATTTGCAAATATAGAG GACGATATGAACTGTGCAGAGGCATATGTGAGATTTCTCTGTCAGTGGTTACTTGACAACTGCTATGATGATATGGAATTCATGACCAAGTTTATTGACAAAACTGCCATCCAACGGCTTGAAATGGTTGCGAAATCCAAATTCCATAGAATAACTTACACAGAAGCAGTTGCCATTCTTGAGGAAGCTGCTAAAGTTCGGAAATTCGAGAATAAAGTAGAATGGGGTATTGATTTGGCATCTGAACATGAAAG ATACTTGACAGAAGAGAAATTCAAAGCCCCTGTTATTGTCTATAACTACCCCAAAGCTATTAAAGCTTTCTATATGAAggtcaatgaagacaataaaaCTGTTGCTGCTATGGATGTGCTAGTACCCAAG GTTGGAGAACTTGTTGGTGGAAGCCAAAGAGAGGAGAATTATGAAGTTCTCAGGGATAG GATATTGGAATTGGGTCTACCTTTAGAACCATATGAGTGGTATCTTGACCTACGCCGCTATGGTACAGTGAAGCATAGTGGTTTCGGCCTAGGCTTTGAACGAATGATTCTTTTTGCTACCGGTATGGAAAACATTAGAGATGTCATTCCATTCCCAAGATACCCTGGGAGAGCAGATCTCTGA
- the LOC142546097 gene encoding vacuolar protein sorting-associated protein 32 homolog 2-like: protein MFSRILGKPKQETSALATLDKLNETLEMLEKKESVLQKKASAEVEKARNYTKAKNKRAAIQCLKRKKLYEEQMGQLANFQLRIHDQMIMLEGAKATTDTVDALRSGAAAMKAMHKATNIDDVDKTMDQINEQTENMKLIQEALATPVGAAADFDEDELEAELEELESAELEEQLLQPATTAPAAPVHVSSGRVPSRPVPQRRTEEEDELVALQAEMAL, encoded by the exons ATGTTTTCCCGGATTTTAGGCAAGCCTAAGCAAGAGACTAGTGCTCTGGCCACTCTTGATAAATTGAACGAG ACTCTCGAGATGCTCGAGAAGAAGGAAAGTGTCCTTCAAAAGAAGGCTTCAGCAGAAGTTGAGAAGGCCAGAAACTATACAAAAGCTAAGAACAAGAGAG CGGCTATACAGTGTTTGAAGAGGAAGAAACTCTATGAAGAACAGATGGGGCAACTTGCAAATTTCCAGCTTCGAATCCACGACCAG ATGATAATGTTAGAAGGTGCAAAAGCTACTACCGATACTGTAGATGCCTTGAGAAGTGGAGCGGCTGCAATGAAAGCAATGCACAAAGCAAC GAATATCGATGATGTGGACAAAACGATGGACCAGATAAACGAACAGACAGAGAACATGAAGCTAATACAGGAAGCCCTGGCTACACCTGTTGGTGCAGCAGCTGATTTTGATGAG GATGAACTGGAGGCGGAACTAGAAGAATTAGAAAGTGCGGAGTTGGAGGAACAGCTTCTTCAGCCTGCAACCACCGCCCCTGCTGCTCCAGTGCACGTCTCGTCAGGCAGAGTACCTTCTCGCCCAGTCCCTCAGAGACGGACAGAGGAGGAAGACGAACTTGTTGCTTTGCAAGCAGAAATGGCACTCTAA
- the LOC142546096 gene encoding small ribosomal subunit protein eS30z/eS30y/eS30x yields the protein MGKVHGSLARAGKVRGQTPKVAKQDKKKKPRGRAHKRMQYNRRFVTAVVGFGKKRGPNSSEK from the exons ATGG GTAAGGTACACGGGTCACTAGCGCGTGCGGGAAAGGTGAGAGGACAGACGCCGAAGGTGGCGAAGCAGGACAAGAAGAAGAAGCCCCGCGGCCGTGCTCACAAACGCATGCAATACAACCGCCGTTTTGTCACAGCCG TTGTTGGATTTGGTAAGAAGAGAGGACCAAACTCATCAGAGAAGTAA